In one Takifugu flavidus isolate HTHZ2018 chromosome 9, ASM371156v2, whole genome shotgun sequence genomic region, the following are encoded:
- the pdgfrb gene encoding platelet-derived growth factor receptor beta isoform X2, producing the protein MLRASAMRAAVLHLTVALAALLSSCTTVSCLKIVPEEKQLILAEGSSLSLTCAGSSETTWDLKSDDVPFFQMKAESSGLNYKIVQSNSTASVLTLWHVDWKNTGVYQCREQLTGEIKEVAVFVPDPEVWFIESSHGMVTKTSGESTVPCVVTNPNIMVTLYDKDTDLPVNGVYVPSEGFKAYLDYRTYVCRGELNGVVKESQAFNVYSIHVPEDIDAYVNASQTVLKQGEPLTVNCTVQGVELVLFSWDIPNRDIVKHKPETVVLSATTMRSCLVFPHATVAHSGTYVCHAHESTQDQKAFASVNITVLERGFVAVKSTQKQNITAELQENVELRVEIEAYPPPQIRWKKDGAPVRGDKTIIIRQEHEIRYVTILTLVRVRTEQKGLYTALITNEDDVKEVTFALEVQVLARIKDLTDHHLPGKKQLVTCVAEGVPTPTIQWYSCDSMLKCNNQTSLWQQLKADPELLSIHTSVTEARRTNQVQSQVTFFKPQHTTVRCETTNQEGLIDFRDVKLVSSSLFSQVVLLAVVLTLVPIIIMSIIILIAVWKKKPRYEIRWKVIESVSQDGHEYIYVDPIHLPYDLAWEMPRDNLVLGRTLGSGAFGRVVEATAHGLSHSQSSIKVAVKMLKATARRSETQALMSELKIMSHLGPHLNIVNLLAACTKHGPLYLVTEYCRYGDLVDYLHRNKHTFLQYYLDKNQDDGSLISGGSTPLSQRKGYVSFGSESDGGYMDMSKDEPAVYVPMQEQMDTIKYADIQPSPYESPYQQDLYQEQGGGRVDLVISDSPALTYDDLLGFSYQVAKGMEFLASKNCVHRDLAARNVLICEGKLVKICDFGLARDIMHDSNYISKGSTFLPLKWMAPESIFHNLYTTLSDVWSYGILLWEIFTLGGTPYPDLPMNELFYSALKRGYRMAKPAHASDEVYEIMKRCWDETFEKRPDFSFLVHCVGDMLTDSYKKKYSQVNETFLKSDHPAVARTKPRLSSPFPIANPAFGSPSLVGLSDFPDPYNQNTRHFRNEAEVQEGVTSFNEYIIPIPDPKPEEAFTDVPSESPESSLALEEETDSVHDSTDTLPEEDRLEETSERDALLGSSGTPEVEDSFL; encoded by the exons ATGCTGAGGGCTTCCGCTATGAGAGCAGCTGTGCTCCACCTGACAGTCGCACTTGCAG ctcttctgtcctcctgcacCACTGTCAGCTGTCTGAAGATCGTACCTGAAGAGAAACAGCTCATCCTGGCTGAGGGATCATCCCTGTCCCTCACCTGCGCCGGCTCATCAGAGACCACCTGGGACTTGAAGAGCGACGATGTGCCGTTCTTCCAAATGAAGGCAGAGAGCAGTGGCCTGAACTACAAAATTGTGCAGAGCAACAGCACAGCCAGCGTTCTGACATTATGGCACGTGGACTGGAAGAACACGGGGGTTTATCAGTGCAGAGAGCAGCTCACTGGAGAAATTAAAGAAGTGGCTGTTTTTGTTCCGG ACCCTGAAGTGTGGTTCATTGAAAGCTCCCACGGCATGGTCACGAAGACCAGCGGTGAAAGCACGGTCCCCTGCGTGGTCACTAATCCAAACATCATGGTCACCCTTTATGACAAGGACACCGATTTGCCCGTCAACGGGGTTTATGTTCCTAGTGAGGGCTTCAAGGCATATCTGGACTACAGGACCTATGTGTGTCGGGGAGAGCTGAACGGGGTGGTGAAAGAGTCCCAGGCCTTCAACGTCTACAGCATTCACG TCCCAGAGGACATCGACGCCTACGTGAATGCCTCCCAGACCGTCCTGAAGCAAGGCGAACCGCTGACAGTGAACTGCACAGTGCAAGGAGTGGAGCTGGTGCTTTTTTCCTGGGATATCCCCAACAGAGAC ATTGTTAAGCATAAGCCGGAGACCGTGGTCCTCTCTGCCACAACCATGCGCTCCTGCCTGGTCTTTCCTCATGCTACGGTGGCCCACAGTGGAACCTACGTCTGCCATGCTCATGAGAGCACCCAGGACCAGAAGGCCTTTGCCAGTGTCAACATCACTGTTCTGG AGAGAGGCTTTGTGGCTGTGAAATCTactcaaaaacaaaacatcaccgCTGAACTGCAGGAAAACGTTGAGCTGAGAGTGGAAATCGAAGCCTACCCTCCCCCTCAGATCCGCTGGAAGAAAGACGGTGCCCCGGTCAGGGGAGACAAAACCATCATAATCAGACAAGAGCATGAAATCAG GTATGTGACCATTCTGACCCTGGTGAGGGTGAGGACAGAGCAAAAGGGTCTCTACACGGCCCTCATCACAAATGAAGATGATGTGAAGGAGGTGACCTTTGCCCTGGAAGTACAAG TTCTCGCTCGGATTAAAGACCTGACGGACCACCACCTCCCTGGGAAGAAGCAGTTGGTGACGTGTGTGGCCGAGGGGGTCCCGACCCCCACCATCCAGTGGTACAGCTGCGACAGCATGCTGAA GTGCAACAACCAGACGAGCTTGTGGCAGCAGCTCAAAGCAGATCCAGAGCTGCTGAGCATCCACACCAGCGTCACCGAGGCGCGTCGGACCAACCAGGTACAGAGCCAAGTGACCTTCTTTAAACCCCAGCACACCACCGTCCGCTGCGAGACTACCAACCAAGAAGGACTCATCGACTTCAGGGATGTCAAACTGGTGTCCAGCT CTCTGTTCTCCCAGGTGGTGTTGTTGGCTGTTGTCCTGACGTTAGtgcccatcatcatcatgtccatcatcatcctcatcgctGTGTGGAAGAAG AAGCCGCGCTATGAGATCAGATGGAAGGTGATCGAGTCGGTGAGCCAGGACGGCCACGAGTACATCTACGTGGACCCCATCCACCTGCCCTATGACCTGGCCTGGGAAATGCCACGAGACAACCTGGTTCTGG GTCGCACGCTCGGATCAGGAGCCTTTGGCAGGGTGGTCGAGGCCACCGCGCACGGACTCTCGCATTCCCAATCCAGCATTAAAGTGGCAGTGAAAATGCTGAAGG cTACGGCCCGGAGGAGCGAGACCCAGGCTCTGATGTCAGAACTGAAGATCATGAGTCACCTGGGGCCTCACCTCAACATTGTCAACTTACTGGCAGCTTGCACCAAACATG GACCTCTGTATCTCGTCACTGAGTATTGTCGCTATGGTGACCTGGTGGACTACCTGCACAGGAACAAGCACACCTTTTTGCAGTACTACCTGGACAAAAACCAAGATGACGGCAGTCTAATCTCAGGAGGGAGTACTCCCCTCAGCCAGAGGAAAGG CTATGTGTCTTTTGGAAGCGAGAGTGATGGAGGATACATGGACATGAGTAAAGACGAGCCTGCAGTTTACGTTCCCAtgcaggagcagatggacaCCATCAAGTATGCAGACATCCAACCGTCTCCGTACGAGTCGCCCTACCAGCAGGACCTCTACCAAGAGCAAG gtggGGGCAGGGTGGACCTGGTCATCAGCGACTCTCCTGCTCTGACTTACGACGACCTTCTGGGCTTCAGCTACCAGGTGGCCAAAGGGATGGAGTTCCTTGCCTCCAAGAAC TGCGTCCATCGAGACCTCGCGGCAAGAAATGTGTTGATCTGTGAGGGCAAACTTGTGAAGATCTGTGACTTTGGCCTGGCCAGAGACATCATGCATGACTCCAACTACATCTCAAAAGGCAGC ACATTCCTGCCTTTGAAATGGATGGCACCAGAAAGCATCTTCCATAACCTGTACACAACCCTGAGTGATGTGTGGTCATACGGCATTCTTCTTTGGGAGATTTTCACACTGG GAGGAACGCCGTACCCGGATCTACCCATGAATGAGCTGTTCTACAGCGCGCTGAAGCGAGGCTACCGAATGGCCAAGCCCGCTCACGCCTCTGACGAAGT GTATGAGATCATGAAGAGGTGCTGGGACGAGACGTTTGAGAAGAGGCCCGACTTTTCCTTTCTGGTTCACTGTGTGGGGGATATGCTGACAGACAGCTATAAAAAG AAATACAGCCAAGTCAATGAAACCTTCCTGAAGAGCGACCACCCCGCAGTGGCACGCACCAAACCTCGACTCTCCTCGCCTTTTCCGATCGCCAACCCGGCGTTCGGTTCCCCTTCCCTGGTCGGACTCTCCGACTTCCCGGATCCTTACAACCAGAACACCAGGCACTTCAGAAACGAGGCAGAGGTTCAGGAGGGGGTGACCTCCTTTAACGAGTACATCATTCCCATCCCAGACCCCAAACCGGAGGAAGCTTTCACCGACGTGCCCTCAGAAAGCCCTGAAAG CTCTttggctctggaggaggagaccgACTCTGTGCACGACTCCACTGACACGCTGCCGGAGgaggacaggctggaggagaccagCGAGAGGGACGCGCTGCTGGGATCATCTGGGACACCTGAGGTTGAAGACAGCTTCCTGTAG
- the pdgfrb gene encoding platelet-derived growth factor receptor beta isoform X1, which translates to MFRRLGREVHRLLPPVDLCLSFLAGSSMLRASAMRAAVLHLTVALAALLSSCTTVSCLKIVPEEKQLILAEGSSLSLTCAGSSETTWDLKSDDVPFFQMKAESSGLNYKIVQSNSTASVLTLWHVDWKNTGVYQCREQLTGEIKEVAVFVPDPEVWFIESSHGMVTKTSGESTVPCVVTNPNIMVTLYDKDTDLPVNGVYVPSEGFKAYLDYRTYVCRGELNGVVKESQAFNVYSIHVPEDIDAYVNASQTVLKQGEPLTVNCTVQGVELVLFSWDIPNRDIVKHKPETVVLSATTMRSCLVFPHATVAHSGTYVCHAHESTQDQKAFASVNITVLERGFVAVKSTQKQNITAELQENVELRVEIEAYPPPQIRWKKDGAPVRGDKTIIIRQEHEIRYVTILTLVRVRTEQKGLYTALITNEDDVKEVTFALEVQVLARIKDLTDHHLPGKKQLVTCVAEGVPTPTIQWYSCDSMLKCNNQTSLWQQLKADPELLSIHTSVTEARRTNQVQSQVTFFKPQHTTVRCETTNQEGLIDFRDVKLVSSSLFSQVVLLAVVLTLVPIIIMSIIILIAVWKKKPRYEIRWKVIESVSQDGHEYIYVDPIHLPYDLAWEMPRDNLVLGRTLGSGAFGRVVEATAHGLSHSQSSIKVAVKMLKATARRSETQALMSELKIMSHLGPHLNIVNLLAACTKHGPLYLVTEYCRYGDLVDYLHRNKHTFLQYYLDKNQDDGSLISGGSTPLSQRKGYVSFGSESDGGYMDMSKDEPAVYVPMQEQMDTIKYADIQPSPYESPYQQDLYQEQGGGRVDLVISDSPALTYDDLLGFSYQVAKGMEFLASKNCVHRDLAARNVLICEGKLVKICDFGLARDIMHDSNYISKGSTFLPLKWMAPESIFHNLYTTLSDVWSYGILLWEIFTLGGTPYPDLPMNELFYSALKRGYRMAKPAHASDEVYEIMKRCWDETFEKRPDFSFLVHCVGDMLTDSYKKKYSQVNETFLKSDHPAVARTKPRLSSPFPIANPAFGSPSLVGLSDFPDPYNQNTRHFRNEAEVQEGVTSFNEYIIPIPDPKPEEAFTDVPSESPESSLALEEETDSVHDSTDTLPEEDRLEETSERDALLGSSGTPEVEDSFL; encoded by the exons ATGTTCAGAAGATTAGGGAGAGAAGTTCACCGGCTGCTGCCACCAGTCGACCTTTGTTTGAGCTTTTTAG CAGGATCCAGCATGCTGAGGGCTTCCGCTATGAGAGCAGCTGTGCTCCACCTGACAGTCGCACTTGCAG ctcttctgtcctcctgcacCACTGTCAGCTGTCTGAAGATCGTACCTGAAGAGAAACAGCTCATCCTGGCTGAGGGATCATCCCTGTCCCTCACCTGCGCCGGCTCATCAGAGACCACCTGGGACTTGAAGAGCGACGATGTGCCGTTCTTCCAAATGAAGGCAGAGAGCAGTGGCCTGAACTACAAAATTGTGCAGAGCAACAGCACAGCCAGCGTTCTGACATTATGGCACGTGGACTGGAAGAACACGGGGGTTTATCAGTGCAGAGAGCAGCTCACTGGAGAAATTAAAGAAGTGGCTGTTTTTGTTCCGG ACCCTGAAGTGTGGTTCATTGAAAGCTCCCACGGCATGGTCACGAAGACCAGCGGTGAAAGCACGGTCCCCTGCGTGGTCACTAATCCAAACATCATGGTCACCCTTTATGACAAGGACACCGATTTGCCCGTCAACGGGGTTTATGTTCCTAGTGAGGGCTTCAAGGCATATCTGGACTACAGGACCTATGTGTGTCGGGGAGAGCTGAACGGGGTGGTGAAAGAGTCCCAGGCCTTCAACGTCTACAGCATTCACG TCCCAGAGGACATCGACGCCTACGTGAATGCCTCCCAGACCGTCCTGAAGCAAGGCGAACCGCTGACAGTGAACTGCACAGTGCAAGGAGTGGAGCTGGTGCTTTTTTCCTGGGATATCCCCAACAGAGAC ATTGTTAAGCATAAGCCGGAGACCGTGGTCCTCTCTGCCACAACCATGCGCTCCTGCCTGGTCTTTCCTCATGCTACGGTGGCCCACAGTGGAACCTACGTCTGCCATGCTCATGAGAGCACCCAGGACCAGAAGGCCTTTGCCAGTGTCAACATCACTGTTCTGG AGAGAGGCTTTGTGGCTGTGAAATCTactcaaaaacaaaacatcaccgCTGAACTGCAGGAAAACGTTGAGCTGAGAGTGGAAATCGAAGCCTACCCTCCCCCTCAGATCCGCTGGAAGAAAGACGGTGCCCCGGTCAGGGGAGACAAAACCATCATAATCAGACAAGAGCATGAAATCAG GTATGTGACCATTCTGACCCTGGTGAGGGTGAGGACAGAGCAAAAGGGTCTCTACACGGCCCTCATCACAAATGAAGATGATGTGAAGGAGGTGACCTTTGCCCTGGAAGTACAAG TTCTCGCTCGGATTAAAGACCTGACGGACCACCACCTCCCTGGGAAGAAGCAGTTGGTGACGTGTGTGGCCGAGGGGGTCCCGACCCCCACCATCCAGTGGTACAGCTGCGACAGCATGCTGAA GTGCAACAACCAGACGAGCTTGTGGCAGCAGCTCAAAGCAGATCCAGAGCTGCTGAGCATCCACACCAGCGTCACCGAGGCGCGTCGGACCAACCAGGTACAGAGCCAAGTGACCTTCTTTAAACCCCAGCACACCACCGTCCGCTGCGAGACTACCAACCAAGAAGGACTCATCGACTTCAGGGATGTCAAACTGGTGTCCAGCT CTCTGTTCTCCCAGGTGGTGTTGTTGGCTGTTGTCCTGACGTTAGtgcccatcatcatcatgtccatcatcatcctcatcgctGTGTGGAAGAAG AAGCCGCGCTATGAGATCAGATGGAAGGTGATCGAGTCGGTGAGCCAGGACGGCCACGAGTACATCTACGTGGACCCCATCCACCTGCCCTATGACCTGGCCTGGGAAATGCCACGAGACAACCTGGTTCTGG GTCGCACGCTCGGATCAGGAGCCTTTGGCAGGGTGGTCGAGGCCACCGCGCACGGACTCTCGCATTCCCAATCCAGCATTAAAGTGGCAGTGAAAATGCTGAAGG cTACGGCCCGGAGGAGCGAGACCCAGGCTCTGATGTCAGAACTGAAGATCATGAGTCACCTGGGGCCTCACCTCAACATTGTCAACTTACTGGCAGCTTGCACCAAACATG GACCTCTGTATCTCGTCACTGAGTATTGTCGCTATGGTGACCTGGTGGACTACCTGCACAGGAACAAGCACACCTTTTTGCAGTACTACCTGGACAAAAACCAAGATGACGGCAGTCTAATCTCAGGAGGGAGTACTCCCCTCAGCCAGAGGAAAGG CTATGTGTCTTTTGGAAGCGAGAGTGATGGAGGATACATGGACATGAGTAAAGACGAGCCTGCAGTTTACGTTCCCAtgcaggagcagatggacaCCATCAAGTATGCAGACATCCAACCGTCTCCGTACGAGTCGCCCTACCAGCAGGACCTCTACCAAGAGCAAG gtggGGGCAGGGTGGACCTGGTCATCAGCGACTCTCCTGCTCTGACTTACGACGACCTTCTGGGCTTCAGCTACCAGGTGGCCAAAGGGATGGAGTTCCTTGCCTCCAAGAAC TGCGTCCATCGAGACCTCGCGGCAAGAAATGTGTTGATCTGTGAGGGCAAACTTGTGAAGATCTGTGACTTTGGCCTGGCCAGAGACATCATGCATGACTCCAACTACATCTCAAAAGGCAGC ACATTCCTGCCTTTGAAATGGATGGCACCAGAAAGCATCTTCCATAACCTGTACACAACCCTGAGTGATGTGTGGTCATACGGCATTCTTCTTTGGGAGATTTTCACACTGG GAGGAACGCCGTACCCGGATCTACCCATGAATGAGCTGTTCTACAGCGCGCTGAAGCGAGGCTACCGAATGGCCAAGCCCGCTCACGCCTCTGACGAAGT GTATGAGATCATGAAGAGGTGCTGGGACGAGACGTTTGAGAAGAGGCCCGACTTTTCCTTTCTGGTTCACTGTGTGGGGGATATGCTGACAGACAGCTATAAAAAG AAATACAGCCAAGTCAATGAAACCTTCCTGAAGAGCGACCACCCCGCAGTGGCACGCACCAAACCTCGACTCTCCTCGCCTTTTCCGATCGCCAACCCGGCGTTCGGTTCCCCTTCCCTGGTCGGACTCTCCGACTTCCCGGATCCTTACAACCAGAACACCAGGCACTTCAGAAACGAGGCAGAGGTTCAGGAGGGGGTGACCTCCTTTAACGAGTACATCATTCCCATCCCAGACCCCAAACCGGAGGAAGCTTTCACCGACGTGCCCTCAGAAAGCCCTGAAAG CTCTttggctctggaggaggagaccgACTCTGTGCACGACTCCACTGACACGCTGCCGGAGgaggacaggctggaggagaccagCGAGAGGGACGCGCTGCTGGGATCATCTGGGACACCTGAGGTTGAAGACAGCTTCCTGTAG
- the cdx1a gene encoding homeobox protein CDX-1a isoform X1 — protein sequence MYNSQPVRHLAQALAVNSQYIPGPYDPFSGYHHFPGIAEPPASAWNSVYAPREEFPFGYGTGSSPSGGQVSFSSAELTVPPSAGGGASFSTYDPVSDQESIFKKRPQESIRPTASAGKTRTKDKYRVVYTDKQRMELEREFQSNRYITMRRKAELSITLGLSERQIKIWFQNRRAKERKMNRKKLQHSQQASTTTPASPRLAEPVEAHPGMSPNGFFSDTLSKEY from the exons ATGTACAACTCCCAGCCTGTCAGGCACCTGGCGCAGGCGCTGGCGGTCAACTCTCAGTACATCCCAGGCCCCTATGACCCGTTCAGCGGTTACCATCACTTCCCGGGCATCGCGGAACCGCCAGCAAGTGCCTGGAACTCGGTCTACGCTCCCCGGGAGGAGTTTCCATTTGGGTACGGAACTGGGTCAAGCCCCAGCGGAGGACAGGTGAGTTTCTCCTCCGCGGAGCTGACTGTTCCGCCCTCCGCCGGTGGTGGGGCGTCGTTCTCCACGTACGACCCTGTGTCTGACCAGGAGTCCATCTTCAAGAAGAGACCCCAGGAAAGCATCAGACCAACAGCCTCAG CAGGGAAGACTCGCACTAAGGACAAGTACAGGGTGGTGTACACTGACAAACAGcggatggagctggagagggagtTCCAGAGCAACCGCTACATCACCATGCGCAGGAAAGCAGAGCTGTCGATCACGCTGGGCCTCTcagagagacag ATAAAAATATGGTTTCAGAACAGGCGtgccaaagaaagaaaaatgaaccGGAAGAAGCTGCAGCATTCGCAGCAGGCCTCTACGACAACCCCCGCCTCCCCGCGCCTCGCTGAGCCCGTGGAAGCCCACCCCGGCATGAGCCCCAACGGCTTTTTTTCAGACACCCTGTCAAAAGAATATTAG
- the cdx1a gene encoding homeobox protein CDX-1a isoform X2: protein MYNSQPVRHLAQALAVNSQYIPGPYDPFSGYHHFPGIAEPPASAWNSVYAPREEFPFGYGTGSSPSGGQVSFSSAELTVPPSAGGGASFSTYDPVSDQESIFKKRPQESIRPTASGKTRTKDKYRVVYTDKQRMELEREFQSNRYITMRRKAELSITLGLSERQIKIWFQNRRAKERKMNRKKLQHSQQASTTTPASPRLAEPVEAHPGMSPNGFFSDTLSKEY from the exons ATGTACAACTCCCAGCCTGTCAGGCACCTGGCGCAGGCGCTGGCGGTCAACTCTCAGTACATCCCAGGCCCCTATGACCCGTTCAGCGGTTACCATCACTTCCCGGGCATCGCGGAACCGCCAGCAAGTGCCTGGAACTCGGTCTACGCTCCCCGGGAGGAGTTTCCATTTGGGTACGGAACTGGGTCAAGCCCCAGCGGAGGACAGGTGAGTTTCTCCTCCGCGGAGCTGACTGTTCCGCCCTCCGCCGGTGGTGGGGCGTCGTTCTCCACGTACGACCCTGTGTCTGACCAGGAGTCCATCTTCAAGAAGAGACCCCAGGAAAGCATCAGACCAACAGCCTCAG GGAAGACTCGCACTAAGGACAAGTACAGGGTGGTGTACACTGACAAACAGcggatggagctggagagggagtTCCAGAGCAACCGCTACATCACCATGCGCAGGAAAGCAGAGCTGTCGATCACGCTGGGCCTCTcagagagacag ATAAAAATATGGTTTCAGAACAGGCGtgccaaagaaagaaaaatgaaccGGAAGAAGCTGCAGCATTCGCAGCAGGCCTCTACGACAACCCCCGCCTCCCCGCGCCTCGCTGAGCCCGTGGAAGCCCACCCCGGCATGAGCCCCAACGGCTTTTTTTCAGACACCCTGTCAAAAGAATATTAG